From Xiphophorus couchianus chromosome 7, X_couchianus-1.0, whole genome shotgun sequence:
ATCAGTTTTGGTTGTTAAGACAGTGGTGCATGCTGGGTAGCGTAGTATGACTCACTGCATGTTTCTGCCAACACTCCCTCAAGGTCGGCCTCAGCTTCTTGAAGACCACCACCTCCTGCATGTCCTCCAAAGACGGGTGCTGGCCCACCTCCTCCTCAAACGGCAGCATGTACTCATCCACCGGACCTGGACATTGAGCAGAAGCGGATATGAGCAGGgtgttagcggtagcctcaagtCACAGAACACAACGAAGACGTTTGAGTGAGACTCAAACTTCTGCATGACCGAAAAGtctggtgagaaaaaaaaaaaccctcagaaAAAACAAGATTCAATAATCCTGTCAGGAGAAAATCCAAGACCTGTAATTAACGTATTACAGGCcaactaactttttaaaacgaattcaagacattttaaggcattaattttatttatatgaatttaaGACTTCTTAAGGCTGCGCAGCCACTCTGCCTACTTAACGGGCTGAACTTGTCCAGACTGAATCTTGCTGTGTTTTTTAGAGAGCTCAGCTCCAaatctgtttggttctgataaACGTGTGAACCACACAGTTTATCACACAGTTGTTAAACTCTTCCAGTATTTTAATGATCCAGCCCAACAAGTCAGGTCATGTTTCTTACCGTCAGCAGCTTTGCAGCGTGAGGCGAGCTCCCACAGCACCAGGCCCACAGCGTACATGTCTATCCTCAGGAAGACGTCCCTCTGGAAGTTAATGGCCCCTTCCAGGACCTCAGGGGCCATGTAGCGCCGGGTCCCCACCTGAACAGGAACATAGAAACATCAAAGATTACACAgaagaggttgttttttttaaactgatccAAAAGAGCTTTAAAGTAGAGCTAAAACTCAAGAATCATTGACACTGACACCTAATTTGGTTGTTCATCGATTATTCGAGTAATGGCACatcctgatttttctttttaagtttattttttacaatattagaaatacacagaaaatttaaatttggtGGAACAAAACgcatttacattttgtacagttttgactatTACAACTCTAactatgttgttctttcagcagtTTGACtctttttgagtctgtgtaGTCTAGTTAATTAATCGATTagtaaattagttgacaattatttcaataatcaattaaccATTTCAGTCCCACTTCTGaataactaaatgttttaccCGTCAGCCACCAGAGTAGTGAGATCAGCTGcaggttacctagcaacagccctTTAGAGGAGATTACAGAGCAGAACTTTTCTCTGGAGGACTCACGTGTCTGTGGTTCGCAGCCGAAAATTTCCCAGCCTCGAATCTGAGAGCGAGGCCAAAGTCAGCGATGCAGGCCGTCAGGTCAGACTTCAGGAGGATGTTCTTCGTTTTAAAGTCCCTGAAAGAACAAGACGACTGAAAACCTTCTGTGTGCCGGTGGTTTAACCTCTGTACTTGGATGTGACATCCTACCTGTGAGCAATGGAAGGTTTGTGTCCAGGTACGTCCTTATGCAGGTAGGCCAGACCTCGGGACATCGTCTGAGCGATGAGACAGAGCTCAGACCAGGACAGGACGTTGGCTTTCAGGTAGTCACACACCGAGCCCTGAGGTCACAGGACGGACAGTTAGAATACTATAACACGGCTGTGTGGGAATATTAGTTTGATcactaaaataaatgcagtttttacacttttgtagcaggaaaaatacaataaatgtgtcattttcagGTTTAAAAGTTCTGCAGGAGCAAATCAATGTTTACGCTGCACCTCCTTGACTGTCCAGCAGAGGTCAGCAGAGGTCACAAGAAGTTTGTTGAAAACGTGCATGGTAGTGTTTTgcgtaaaataaaataaaaatacaatattctGTTTGTGTCTTATTCAGGGTTAGGGTTTATTTTGCACAAGAGTCTAAACAATTAATAGTTAGACTCTTGTTTAGCATCTTTCTGAAAGATGCCAAATActaatgtaaaaacacacaaacattaaatatacagctgttaattttttttcactgttacTTTGCCTTTTGAATTACTATTTATTGATATCACTAAGTAATTGCTGTATagctaaataaactttattataaaatatatcaaactcTTATTTGCAAAACTCTTGTTATAAAAATTTCAAATCAATTTTGTTGTAACTGCTACacacaagtaaaacaaaattcaatttATACAGTGTTGCAACTTAAAAAAAGCTAACACTAACATCTTCTGCAGGagattacatatttttgtaggAATTATGCGTCTCTGGTTGAGATTCTCCACATTACTTGcagctacattttttttatgtttattgcaGTTTCTTCTGTATCCAGCAGAGGTCACTGTTTTGTGTATTTAGCCTTATTATCTAGCAGTGGtccatattttatttcctgaaaTAGCCGGCATCACCAGCAGAGGTCCATCCTCTGTCAACATATTGCAGTACCGTAAAAGCCCAGCAGGGGTCACCGCTTCACCTTGTCATGGTAGGCAGTAATGAGCCACAGCTCCAGATCGGCGTTGCAGCCTCTCTTCTCTGCTCCGATGAACAGCAGCAGGTTTTCGTGCCTCATCCCACTCAGGCTGTAGATCTCGTACTCCGTCTGCCACGACTGACGTTCCTGAACACAGAGACGGAAAACTCAACATCGAATAAAGCGACTCTGATTCAGGCAACACTGGAAACgtttattaaagtaaaatgtgtttggGAAATATTGGTCAATCTCTTGGAACTGCATGGATTCTGCAGAAGGCAGTATATTAAATTTATTGCCATTTTTATGTTATCTTTCTCACTCATAATGCCACTGAGTGAATGCATAAAGTGaacaagtgtttttaaaaatactattttaagCCATTGACAGTAAAATCGTAAACTATTACAcatatttgtgttgtttcaatAACAGATTACGTTATGTGGCttagtttgaaaacttttctttgCAGTTCTAACTCAACATTTTTCAGACAATTGCTTTTGTCCCTCTATCATTGTGCTGGATTCATTTTCAGCATGATCAGCCAACTCATCAGCATCCTTTGGCAGATCATCTTTCAAGCCTCTttgcgctctctctctcttattcttattaaaatgTAGCTAGATTTATCTTTTCCACACGTGAAACATTTGGCTATTTCTGAATCTGGACATCcaataacagattttattgGATGAGAATGAATGGTGTTGGCATACCAGCGGAAAAACAACTGGAGAAACGTAACTGTTTTCTTTAGTTATAGTCGATTTATGGCCCCCAGATTGCATGTATGCATCTTTTTTGggaaaactaataaaatttaTTGCCACTGAGattcaaatgtaatgttttttaatgtcattttcatcaacaaggcagtttataaaaacatcatacagttaCCACTTGTGAAACtagtaaacattacattttgttgaatGCCATCATCCATACGCACCAAATATGTTAGTCAATGTTCTAATGATTATGGTTCTAAAAGCAACTCTGTACATGTTTTTGATTTAcacaaactcagtgtttcagctgttttgcagtttcctggacgtttgttcatttaaatctttaaatttaatCACTTAATCCTGAACTGATGGAGCAGACTCACCTGGATGGGGAAGACCTTGACAGCTACTTGTTCACTGAGCAGCTGAGCCTTCCACACACAGCCAAAGCGCCCCCTAGCTTTGACCTCCAGCAGCTGCACAGGCCTGTGACCCAAGACGGGGGACGGAGGCATCAGACTGGGGTCctacaggaaaacagaaacaggaggTTCTGGGTGAGATGGGATCCTTCAGATCTGAGTCGTTCTCCTCAGAATAACCAAACAGATCTCCatgcaccatcatcctcctcctcctcttcctcagtggACATCATCAGTGTGAGACAAGCACAGGCAGCATCACAGTGATCAGTGTTTGTACACATAGAGGGAGGAAGGGAGGAATGAGAGAAGCTCTTACCTCCATCAGAATGTGGAAGACGTTCTGaggcacaaacacaaacaggaggTCACAGTCAGAGCTGATCTGAGATCTGCCATCAGTCGCCACCGACAGCACTGAGCTGCTGACAGCCTTGGTCACAAGTTTATTCACAGGGTACAGAAATGTCCAGCTGACACCACCTCAAATGTCTGTCATTGTTTGACATGAATAAACGATCGGAGTCCTGATCCAGAAGGGTTAGAAAAAGATGAGCGTTTCTGGTGAGCTGCATGCGTCTGTTACCGTCTCAGCAGAGCGGACTCATAGAAACTAAAAGTCAGGATCTGGCGCTTATATGGAGTGGAGAACCCTGCAATATTTCTGGAGTGGAGAAATATTGCTGAGTCCAAACCCTGTTTGGACTCAGCCCATCACACAATGTTCAGATAACTTTGTCAGACGGCACTGATTTCCCAGGGTTCCCATGGCAACACAATCACAGAAGGTTTGAGCTGAACTGTTGAGACTCAGTCTGTCCCACTAAGATCAGTTTGGAGCAACAGAAAAGACAGAACCTGTCAACTgctttttgtatatatatttttttaataaaataacatgattAAGAGATCAAACTGCAGCTGAACCGTTCCGCTCATGGGACCAGAACCAAGTGGACTTGCCTGTGTGGGCAGCAGGACCGGAGGGTACGGCCGTCTGTGGCGTCGGTACATCCAGAAGGAGAGCAGCACCACGCCGCTGACGGCCAGGCTGGGCACCATGGAGAAAATCAGAGGCTCTACTGGCTGCTTGGGCGGGGcactggttgctatggaaaagtaaaaagagGACGACAGGTACTATAAGTAGAAGGAAATAAACACAAGAGACAAAAATATCGGACATGATATAACCAGGTGAAAATAACCATGTGTGATAAAGTTGTTAAGCAGGAAGAACTGATGATGCCATCAGGCCTGCCGTGATAAATTCTGCTGGACAagaaattgtcccagaagttattgcgataaataaCTTCAATATCGCAACTACATTATTTAATGCAACTTCATTGCATTATTATTActcataataatgcaagttcaccTTCtctaaaaaacttttaattttgtaaagaacactgcaacatattttaaatatccaaaataaaacacaacacaaacaacGGTTTCTTCAAACAATAATCAGAATGACAATTATCAAGCttatttttaactgattaaTGTCTTATTACGACAGACTTGGATGTTATCAGGTTAGCATGAAGTCATCAGGGTAACAGTGATGAAGTCATCTGGATTTGGACGTTACACAATAATTACGACATCACAGGAGAATTATAATATCCGGATGATGTCATAACCTAATAATTATGTCAGCTGGCTGACTTGACATCATCGGTGTAATGATGATGtcattagtttatttctaaaagtaGGAAAAATATTGACGTCAACAAGAGATAAACATTGATTTAGACACCAATCTAcacaattttttaataaaatatgagtcTTAGTAAACAGAACGATCTACCCTACAGTTTCAAAACAAGTGGAAACAGAATACAGGCCTGATCTATACAGAGTTTCTACATCTGCAGTTTCTACTTTGAGTGATTACAAAGAAGTGACACAATCAGAAAAGTTATAGGTCTGATGAACAGGAGGTGAGGGCATGGCCGGTGAACAGGTGTCTCTTACGTGTTGCTGAAGGCTCGCTGACGTTGGGTTGGTGAGAGAACTTTATGTTACACAAACTGACATCACAGCAACAGAAGAAGACCTCAGGGGCTTCTCCCATCTCCACACACTCACTCctggtggaggaggaagaacaGCGACACATCGTCATCATCACCATGTGAACGCAGTGATCAGCTGACCAACCAGAGTGAAAACATCTCTAACTGAACTCTACTGTTGACTCTAGtgagactttttttattatgatttctCCTGAAGAAGCAGTTATCAGGTGTTATTATCACAGTGGCTTCACACCAtcaaaaaatgcactttttcagatattaataaatgtaactaataaagaatgaataataataaatgtaattaaagacATCAACAGCTTCACAGACTTTCAACATATCAagagttacaaaataaaaagtaaatcagGACGTAATACAATTAATTTACTACTGATAAATATTGCAATGTCCACACCACTCAATGCTTCAGCATCTCGGTcactaaaaaaatacatcaactgAGGGAATCAAAGTCAGTAGCAGCCCAGAAATACCACAGACATGCAGGAATAGCATGCATGGTGctttaaatataataatctGCCAAATATTGTATGCAAGCAGTTTTATACAAACATTGATGCTGATATGATGAATGTGATTTAACAAATAACACAGCTTTACTCAAGATTTGTTTTAGGAAGAATTATCTGTTGACAGTGGAAAAAAGGATGGAAGTCGTGTTTCATATCtgaaattttcattttcacaaggATATTAAACACTGAAATTATTTGCCATATATGGAAGCAGTCAGGGAATCCGtttcttatattttaataaaagaaattttaaccTGTAAGTTTTGGGAGATTGAAAACTGGTTGGTtttcaaactgaacattttaatattttgatcatGAATCCAGCAACACCAGCTCTGTTCTCTGCTCGTGTCTGGAGCATCAAGGCCGTTGTGTAAATAAGACACAAAacggttttgtttgtttaataaacGGATGAACCTCGAATGACTTCTGTTGTGATCTTAATCAATATAAAGACAGAGTGAACTAAAATTCACCCTGAAGGGATGGGAGATGTTGCACAATAATTCTATGGAAACACTGATGTTTGTCCTCATAAAAACTAAAGTAGTACACAGGTTTCATCATATTCAACAGGCAGAAAGATGTGAACTCACTGACTCTACAGATGCTAATAAACTGGTTCAACAGGCTGTGAAGGAAGCTCACCAACCACCATGTTACGGTTAACTTATTAAATCACACAAATAATGTTAGACAGGCAGATTCCACAGTAAACATACAGAGAAACCCAACATTATTCAGATTCCTGTCACATTAAAGAATCCCTGCCTGTGTTCggatgttcatttatttaataactaaTCGTAGGAGCACAAACAGTTTTTCCACTGAGCTCCTCACCTGTAGCAGCTGGGGTGGTCCAGCCAGCAGCCCTGCTGGATCAGCTTCACCTCTCCGGAGGCGTTCTTCCAGGTGGAGAAGCAGTGCTGCCGCTTGTCCTCCTCCCCGGAGCAGGTTACCACCGTCCTGCCGTCAGCCCGACCCTCTGCGTCCATCGGGACGGACGACGACGGGTTGTGGGTGTACTGAACGCACTGGTGGCTCTCCGAGCGGCCCAGGATCGACCCTGACGCGACAAAAAGACTTTCAATATGCAGAAGTTCTGCTGCAGGCGTTCATAGTGTGGAAGAGCTCATCAACGGTTTCACAGGACTGGTTTTAAGTTCACTATGATTAAAAAGTTCtacacaaattaaataaaaaacttaagttattaaatgttaaactttttcagtttaatttggtgtttttcagCTCTGGACTGGGACTTGAATGCTTTTACACCTGTGTACAGTAAGAAGTAATCTTCATAAGTTATTAACTAGGTTTTAGTTGGCCATTATAATCCCTGTTTTCAAGAAAAACTTCATTTAATCAGGATGGAGGAGCAGTTAGTGGAAAACCCAAACGGGTAGGTTTGAATTTTCATT
This genomic window contains:
- the LOC114147517 gene encoding activin receptor type-2A-like isoform X2, yielding MGQEARLVLSILLISCCSGSILGRSESHQCVQYTHNPSSSVPMDAEGRADGRTVVTCSGEEDKRQHCFSTWKNASGEVKLIQQGCWLDHPSCYRSECVEMGEAPEVFFCCCDVSLCNIKFSHQPNVSEPSATPTSAPPKQPVEPLIFSMVPSLAVSGVVLLSFWMYRRHRRPYPPVLLPTQDPSLMPPSPVLGHRPVQLLEVKARGRFGCVWKAQLLSEQVAVKVFPIQERQSWQTEYEIYSLSGMRHENLLLFIGAEKRGCNADLELWLITAYHDKGSVCDYLKANVLSWSELCLIAQTMSRGLAYLHKDVPGHKPSIAHRDFKTKNILLKSDLTACIADFGLALRFEAGKFSAANHRHVGTRRYMAPEVLEGAINFQRDVFLRIDMYAVGLVLWELASRCKAADGPVDEYMLPFEEEVGQHPSLEDMQEVVVFKKLRPTLRECWQKHAGLALLCETIEELWDHEAEARLSAGCVEERVTQMQRQANATAPEDLVTVVTMVTNMDYSPKESGL
- the LOC114147517 gene encoding activin receptor type-2A-like isoform X1; protein product: MGQEARLVLSILLISCCSGSILGRSESHQCVQYTHNPSSSVPMDAEGRADGRTVVTCSGEEDKRQHCFSTWKNASGEVKLIQQGCWLDHPSCYRSECVEMGEAPEVFFCCCDVSLCNIKFSHQPNVSEPSATPTSAPPKQPVEPLIFSMVPSLAVSGVVLLSFWMYRRHRRPYPPVLLPTQNVFHILMEDPSLMPPSPVLGHRPVQLLEVKARGRFGCVWKAQLLSEQVAVKVFPIQERQSWQTEYEIYSLSGMRHENLLLFIGAEKRGCNADLELWLITAYHDKGSVCDYLKANVLSWSELCLIAQTMSRGLAYLHKDVPGHKPSIAHRDFKTKNILLKSDLTACIADFGLALRFEAGKFSAANHRHVGTRRYMAPEVLEGAINFQRDVFLRIDMYAVGLVLWELASRCKAADGPVDEYMLPFEEEVGQHPSLEDMQEVVVFKKLRPTLRECWQKHAGLALLCETIEELWDHEAEARLSAGCVEERVTQMQRQANATAPEDLVTVVTMVTNMDYSPKESGL